A region of the Scatophagus argus isolate fScaArg1 chromosome 14, fScaArg1.pri, whole genome shotgun sequence genome:
CTCCTCACAGATCTGTTAACAATCAGTAAAGTCCCATATTCATGACGagatggaacaaaaaaaaaagaaaagtgcaacAGCGAAGAGTGAGTGACACgaaatgaaaaatgcaagtCTTTTTGGAGATAATCCCAGATGAGACGTGAAGACCTGCTGATAAATCCCTGTTAGTTAGGCTACTTAGGCTATTATTAATCACTCGATCAAAAATGTAGTAGGCTATTTTATTCATGATGTGTGAAACTCAGTGCACCGCAGAGTATTTCATTCGTTTCTGTTTTTGTCGCTGGTTGCAAAACCACACTCGAACCACATTCTTTTTCAGGTCCAGTTTTTCAGCGATTGCCGCGATTTTTTCCGAGGATGGCCGAGGCTGGATGGCAAAGTAAGCCTCCAAAGAGCGCTTCTCCGGCGCGGCGATGGAGGTGCGCTTTCTTTTCCTCTCGTTCCCGTTGAAAAGGTCCGgcttgctgcttttctcccgGTACGCAGCCTCTGCCTCCTCTAACCAGGCCTGGAGAACCGGCTTGAGCGCTATCATGTTGTTGTGGGACAAGGTGAGGGACTCGAACCTGCAAATGGTGCTTTGGCTCAAAGACCCCACTCCCGGGATCTTGAGGTTGGCCAGCGCAGACCCAACGTCTGCCTGGGTCACTCCGAGTTTGATCCTCCTTTGCTTGAAGCGCTCGGCGAAGGCTTCCAGCTCCCTGGGATCCGACTCCACGTCGTTGACGCACGCCATCCCGCCGTGCACTGACAGAGAATGAGGGTGGGCCATGGTGGCCATCGCCTGGTGCAGCTGCCCCATGGTCTGCAGATGGTGGTGagggtgctggtggtggtgcgCCGGCGTGTTCATCCCGGGAGGCTCCGGAGCACCCATCCCGGTCACGGCCAGGCTGGAGGAGAGGTGATCCAGGAGGTCCCCGGCCTCCAGGGTCTGTCCaaggtggtgatggtgatggtgggaAGCGATGGTGGAGGGGACGTGGGAGATGGGCACggtggtggaggaagaagaggaggctgaggtgCAGGGGACACTGCTCATGGTATGATAAGTCACGTCTGGTTTGAACGGGTGACTCTTGCCGTGAGAAACAATGCTGTCAGCAGCCGCCAGAGCCTCTGCCCGTGCCAGCAGGCTCTCATCAAAGCCTCCGAATATATTGCCCTGCAGCTGCAAGCAAGAGTGCGCATACTGGAGTCAGTGGGGAATTCTGTCAGGCAGCTCTCAGGAtctaaaaaacattttccaaaggCAAGCTGCGccgaggagaggagagaaccCTCCTCAAAGCGCAGGTCATAAAAATTAATATGAAAGCAAGAGCATTGCTTGAATAGACATGTggatgagagggaggaagaggagggagaggtggggggctgggagggggagaggggaatacagacagaggagagagagggagatagcGGATAGAACAAAGTCCTGTCAAATCAACTTTACAGACATTTCCAGTGTGAtatttttccccctcctctcccacagTAATACTCCACAGCCATTCTCTCCCCCACGACCTGAACGTACCTGCGGGGCGGGCAGACAGACTCTGCGCATGCCCTCCGAGCCTGAGTGCAGGCCGGGATACTTGGGCTCGTGCAAAGCCGGGTGCATGGAGAAATGCTGCTTGCCGTTCATGgtcatcatcctcctccctgCAAGCACCTCGCAAGCAGTGTGGCCCCTGACATGAAAGCCGGGGAGCGGACAGCTACAgagctcctctgctctccttcaaCAGAATGAGCTGTTAACGTTGGCAGCGCCTCCCGGCGTCctccccccccaacccccaccacCCTTCttcctccccacctcctcctcttctttcagcctccctcctcctcctcttcttccctccctccctccctctctcccacctGCTCCCCTGCTCAACTTACAAGTTGCAAAATGTAGTCCCGTGTGCGCAAGCGTCGAACAAAACCCAACCAAAATCACAACAATATTCCAATAAAACGTTTGTCACTGATGAGCTCGTTGTCGTTACTTCAcgctgtatttatttattttttttaattttgctgacTCTCCTGTAGCATTCTTACATAAGTTTGTTTATTATCGCATCAGTCTCTGTGCTTGAAACGAGTGGAGCTGCAGGTTAACACTCAGGATGTGTTAAAAATGTCGACAATGGCCTACTACGTACAGAACGGGAAGGCTTTGTGCGACCAgctgcatttacacatttattaGACAGCACCAAAACATGAGCGTCATCCACCACACAGCGCGCCAGtcatttcagcaccatggacagcggCTGCTCAACATCTGGACGGATGAGTTCAGTAAAACGTGAAAAGACCGACCCAGCAGCGGCTTCAGGAGGCCTGCGGGTTGCTGACCAGCTGACCCGAGGGGCCTGAttcttcctcccctcccatGTGAACGCCCAATCCAGACTTCTCATGTGGCCGCGTGGTTTAAAGTCATGGCCGGGTCCTGGAAAGAGGAGCCAGGCGGGCAGAGGCGGACTGATGACACAGAGGGTCCATCCGATCCTGCTCTCTGGTTCCCCAGACCCTGAATAATTCAGCAACACGGTGGCAGGCATCCATTACCACGTTGGCATGTTCTTATTCATTACACAGATTAAAACAGCCAAGGTCTTCTTTTTTCTCGCCGTGGAAAACCTGTTGCAGGGCGAGTGAGCCAAACTTTAAGAGCTGCATGTAGCCTAAGTCCGGCTTCTTGCACggggagagaaaacacacacacacacacaggcctggaCTTAGCACGGATTTGCATTGACATTACCTAACagataaaatacattaaaaatgattGAGGTGATTAATTAGTGTGAATGTTTTGATTCCTATTTTTCACGAGTGTAGACAATAAACCGCATTGGCACCAATAAAGGCAAagtcagtttttgtgtttgcccACAAAGGTCTCTGTATGTTAGTATGATCTGCACTGGAtctgtttggaaagtgtcatgacataTCCCTAACTTATGTTGTGATTTGGCTCTACATCAATATAAATGACTTGACTAGAAACAAAGCTACACATGAGAAGCCCCCTACTGGATTTGTGAGATGTTGGTCTGGAGTCCCTTTTCTCACCCTTACATCACCCttagtttttttcttgataGCTGTTCTATTGCCAGGGACATTCATAATTTAATGCCCATTGTTTACAactctgtcttctctgtgctTTTCACATTCTGAAGATTGCATCTGAAATGTTGCATGGAGATTGTTGTCGCACTTGTGGCCAAATGTGA
Encoded here:
- the pou4f3 gene encoding POU domain, class 4, transcription factor 3; amino-acid sequence: MMTMNGKQHFSMHPALHEPKYPGLHSGSEGMRRVCLPAPQLQGNIFGGFDESLLARAEALAAADSIVSHGKSHPFKPDVTYHTMSSVPCTSASSSSSTTVPISHVPSTIASHHHHHHLGQTLEAGDLLDHLSSSLAVTGMGAPEPPGMNTPAHHHQHPHHHLQTMGQLHQAMATMAHPHSLSVHGGMACVNDVESDPRELEAFAERFKQRRIKLGVTQADVGSALANLKIPGVGSLSQSTICRFESLTLSHNNMIALKPVLQAWLEEAEAAYREKSSKPDLFNGNERKRKRTSIAAPEKRSLEAYFAIQPRPSSEKIAAIAEKLDLKKNVVRVWFCNQRQKQKRMKYSAVH